The DNA window ACATCTAAATTAAACAGTTCAAGCTGCCATTGGCGCGTACCTTGCGCTAACGTCACTACCTCAGGAGTCACTTTCTGCACGCGAAAACCGCGCAACACATCACCGCGGGCGACGACTTGGTCATCCATCACCGCCACGCATTCGCGCTCACTCTCACACACGATACTTTGCAAATTCGGTAAACTCACTGTCCGATGGGTCGACTGGGCTTGCACTGGCGCAGGCGCCATCCACGACAGCGGCGCAGTTGGGTCTTGCGCGGCCCAACTTGGCAGCGTTAGCAAGCACAGCCACAACATCACTATTCTAACCACCGATAAACTCCTGTCTCGTGCCCAAGGTATACACTTGCAGAATCAATCGCGCCTGCGGATAGTTTTCTACCTTGTAATGGAAACTGCGCCAATAATAGTTCACCGGTAGGTTCTCCAGTTGATTGAGATAATT is part of the Vibrio cidicii genome and encodes:
- a CDS encoding MSHA biogenesis protein MshK, whose translation is MVRIVMLWLCLLTLPSWAAQDPTAPLSWMAPAPVQAQSTHRTVSLPNLQSIVCESERECVAVMDDQVVARGDVLRGFRVQKVTPEVVTLAQGTRQWQLELFNLDVKQ